Proteins encoded by one window of Glycine soja cultivar W05 chromosome 15, ASM419377v2, whole genome shotgun sequence:
- the LOC114386932 gene encoding mediator of RNA polymerase II transcription subunit 22a-like, with the protein MNKGAAGGLGGGAGSGPTAAAAAAAAQKQKTLLQRVEGDIANIVDNFNHLVNVARVNDPPVRNSQEAFMMEMRAARMVQAADSLLKLVSELKQTAIFSGFASLNDHVEERRIEFNQLAEKTDRTLSRVGEEAAASLKGLESHYSSSVQKIIQNPEP; encoded by the exons ATGAACAAAGGTGCTGCAGGAGGGTTAGGGGGCGGCGCCGGAAGTGGGCCCACCGCGGCTGCGGCTGCAGCAGCGGCGCAGAAACAGAAGACGCTGTTACAAAGAGTTGAAGGCGATATCGCTAATATCGTTGACAATTTCAACCACCTCGTCAACGTTGCAAgg GTAAATGATCCACCAGTTAGAAATTCACAGGAAGCTTTTATGATGGAGATGCGTGCTGCTAGGATG GTACAGGCAGCTGATTCTCTGTTGAAGTTGGTGTCAGAGCTGAAGCAGACTGCAATTTTTTCAGGATTTGCCTCTCTTAATGATCATGTAGAAGAAAGAAGGATTGAATTTAATCAGCTGGCAGAAAAAACAGATCGCACTTTATCCAGAGTTGGGGAGGAAGCTGCTGCTAGCCTAAAAGGGCTTGAATCTCATTATTCTTCTTCTGTGCAGAAGATTATCCAAAACCCAGAACCATAG